From Natator depressus isolate rNatDep1 chromosome 7, rNatDep2.hap1, whole genome shotgun sequence, the proteins below share one genomic window:
- the H1-10 gene encoding histone H1.10: MSVELEEADLPLTEAEEAPLAPEKKGGAKKAKGGGSSLSPSKKKKNNKKKNQPGKYSQLVVETIRKLGERNGSSLAKIYNEAKKVSWFDQQNGRTYLKYSIKALVQNDTLLQVKGTGANGSFKLNRKKLEGGSEGSAGSSAPKSHKKAAASTSRRADKKPAPKSKKPEKKSHKKGASSAAARKDKGKAKKAAKKAASPGGKKVKKSAKPKALKSRKA, from the coding sequence ATGTCGGTGGAGCTGGAAGAAGCCGACCTGCCTCTGACTGAGGCGGAGGAAGCGCCCCTGGCCCCGGAGAAGAAAGGTGGCGCCAAAAAAGCGAAGGGCGGGGGCTCGTCTCTGTCTCCctccaaaaagaagaaaaacaacaagaagaagaACCAGCCGGGCAAGTACAGCCAGCTGGTGGTGGAGACGATCCGCAAGCTGGGCGAGCGCAACGGCTCTTCGCTAGCCAAGATCTACAATGAGGCCAAGAAGGTGTCCTGGTTCGACCAGCAGAACGGGCGGACCTACCTGAAATACTCCATCAAGGCGCTGGTGCAGAACGACACCCTGCTCCAGGTCAAGGGCACCGGCGCCAACGGCTCCTTCAAGCTCAACAGGAAGAAGCTGGAAGGGGGCAGCGAGGGGAGTGCTGGCAGCAGCGCCCCCAAGTCCCACAAGAAGGCTGCAGCCTCCACCTCCCGGAGGGCGGACAAGAAACCGGCCCCCAAGAGCAAGAAGCCCGAgaagaaatctcacaagaaaggAGCCAGCAGCGCAGCCGCCAGGAAAGACAAGGGCAAAGCCAAGAAGGCTGCCAAGAAAGCCGCCTCCCCGGGGGGCAAAAAGGTCAAGAAGTCTGCAAAGCCCAAGGCGCTGAAGAGCAGGAAGGCataa
- the LOC141990465 gene encoding histone H2A type 2-B: protein MSGRGKSGGKARAKAKSRSSRAGLQFPVGRVHRLLRKGNYAERVGAGAPVYLAAVLEYLSAEILELAGNAARDNKKTRIIPRHLQLAIRNDEELNKLLGGVTIAQGGVLPNIQAVLLPKKTQSSKK, encoded by the coding sequence ATGTCCGGCCGAGGGAAATCCGGCGGCAAAGCGCGAGCCAAGGCCAAGTCGCGCTCCTCCCGGGCCGGCCTGCAGTTCCCGGTGGGCCGCGTGCACCGGCTCCTGAGGAAGGGCAACTACGCGGAGCGGGTCGGGGCCGGGGCACCCGTCTACTTGGCCGCCGTGCTCGAGTACCTGTCGGCGGAAATCCTGGAGCTGGCCGGCAACGCCGCCCGGGACAACAAGAAGACCCGGATCATCCCCCGGCACCTGCAGCTCGCCATCCGCAACGACGAGGAGCTCAACAAGCTGCTGGGCGGGGTGACCATCGCCCAGGGCGGCGTCTTGCCCAACATCCAGGCCGTGCTCCTGCCCAAGAAGACCCAGAGCTCCAAGAAATGA
- the HMCES gene encoding abasic site processing protein HMCES codes for MCGRTACALGADRIRRACVYRDNHGRTRQPEWRDADKYSPSYNKSPQSNSPVLVSRRHFEKDADSSERVLAAMRWGLVPAWFREADPSKMQYKTSNCCSDTMMEKPSYKGPLVKGRRCVVLADGFYEWQQHNGKKQPYFIYFPQPKQEMADGKDDDEEWKGWRLLTMAGIFDCWEPPDGGDALYTYTIITVDASKGLSDIHNRMPAILDGDEAIRKWLDFTEVSTQEALRLIHSTENIAFHPVSTIVNNSRNNTPECLAPIGLGPKTETKVSTSSKMMLDWVKNKSPKKEEGDLPRWSSQFIQIAAPKRTSAGLMHQWLKKEEGDPCAKKPKTQ; via the exons ATGTGTGGGCGCACGGCCTGTGCTCTGGGAGCAGATCGCATCCGCCGGGCCTGTGTGTACCGTGATAACCATGGTAGAACAAGACAACCTGAATGGAGAGATGCTGATAAATACAGCCCCTCCTACAACAAGAGTCCCCAGTCCAACAGCCCTGTTCTAGTTTCTCGACGACACTTTGAGAAG GATGCTGACTCTTCTGAGCGTGTCCTTGCGGCTATGCGCTGGGGACTGGTCCCAGCCTGGTTTAGAGAAGCTGACCCTTCCAAAATGCAGTATAAAACCTCCAACTGTTGCAGCGATACCATGATGGAGAAACCCTCCTACAAG GGACCTCTGGTAAAGGGCAGGCGCTGTGTAGTGCTGGCAGATGGATTCTATGAATGGCAGCAGCACAATGGAAAGAAGCAGCCCTATTTCATTTACTTCCCACAGCCCAAGCAAGAAATG GCAGATGGGAAGGATGATGATGAAGAGTGGAAAGGCTGGAggttactcaccatggctgggatTTTCGATTGCTGGGAGCCCCCTGATGGAGGGGATGCATTGTACACCTACACCATCATCACAGTAGATGCTTCTAAAGGCTTAAGTGATATCCATAACAG GATGCCAGCTATCCTGGATGGGGATGAGGCCATCAGGAAATGGTTGGACTTTACAGAGGTATCAACACAGGAAGCCCTTAGGCTCATCCACTCCACAGAGAACATTGCTTTCCACCCGGTTTCCACTATAGTAAACAACTCCAGAAACAATACACCAGAATGCCTCGCTCCCATTGGGTTGGGACCAAAGACG GAAACCAAAGTCAGCACTAGCAGCAAAATGATGTTGGATTGGGTGAAAAACAAGTCTCCCAAGAAAGAGGAAGGTGATTTGCCCAGATGGTCCAGCCAGTTCATCCAAATCGCTGCACCCAAGAGAACCAGTGCAGGCTTAATGCACCAGTGGCTGAAGAAGGAAGAGGGGGATCCTTGTGCAAAGAAGCCCAAAACTCAATGA